From the Oncorhynchus kisutch isolate 150728-3 linkage group LG27, Okis_V2, whole genome shotgun sequence genome, the window AGGTGGACCCGGGGCTTGGCGACATGTGAGGAACATGATGCCCTCCAGCCAGCCCGTCGTAGCTCCCTGGCACCGTGGTCCCCATCACGTCCAAGTTGTAACCATTATGACATGCCAAGGACGCAGAGGGGTTCTGGAAATCGAAGTTTTGGGGCAGTATCGACGCGCCAAAGCCGATGCCATTCATCATTCGATACATGGGTTTCAGAGCTTGGCATTTCCTACGGAATCCGCGAGGTCTGCGACGGAAGGACCCCTCTTCGAACATAAACTCGCTTCCCGGGTCTATGGTCCAGTAGTGTCCCTTGCCTGGTCTGCCGAGGCCCTTGGGCAGTTTTATGAAGCACTCGTTTAGAGACAGGTTGTGCCTCACAGAGTTTTTCCATCCCTGGTAAGACCCTCTAAAGAAAGGGAAACGGGCCTGAAGAAACTGATAGATTTCAGCCAGAGTAAGCCTCTTTGTCGGGGAGCTTTGGATAGCCATCACAATAAGAGCGATGTATGAATAGGGCGGCTTCTCAGGACGCCTCAAGCCAGAGTTGCCCTTTTTCCTTTTGTTCGACGCATTTGGTGAGCTCTCCGCCACTGGCTGTGCGCTCATCTGAGTGGCGTGCATCACTCCGGCTGCTGGGCTGGATCTCAGAGGATGAGACGAGTCCAGATGTTGCTGTGAGCTCTCAGTCGTCATGTTTGCGCCCAAATTGGGACACAGAGGAGTATGAGTAGCCTATAACCAAGAGGATGACCAATGCTCTTTTTATTTTTGCACTGACCTGAAAAATCTAATGAGAGCAGTATCCTACACCCAATACTTCAGTCAATTGCTCAGCATAACTCCTTCAGACGTTCTAAAATATGTTTCCAAATGTGATAATTGAAGAGGTTAGTGTGCAGTGGCGATTCACTGCGCGTTTATTGCAGTTCTAATCAGGAACACCAGCTGATTATCGGTGTGGCGGCTGCTCCTCCTCGGTCTCACTGTGGCCATCGCTGGCAATAATCCTTTAAGAGGGGAAACATAAAGCTCCTCGACTTTCTTGCGCATATCCACTCGGCCAAACAAAACTCGACCACCTATCAATTCTTaaatctctctctgccccctagATCCCGGCTAAATCCCTCCAAGAAATCGCCAGGAACTCGAGACCCACCCTCTCCCAGATCTGGCCCCGGTCCAGCGGTCCAGACATAATTCTAGCAAGAGCCACACACATCACAGCACAAGCTCAGAAGACTAACAGAGACCTCTTCCCACCCACTCCTCACAACTCTCATACACGCAATTAAACCATTTATCAAACTCATTTAGACATTCCAGTCAACAGTGCAACACGCCAGACGATGAAGGCAATGGTTCCAAGTTAACCATGAATGAGACATAAACATAACGTAGGCATATCCTATTTACTAGCATTCTAGTTTtaggtatatacagtaccagtcaaaagtttagacacacctactcattcaaaggtttttctttatttgtactattttatatattgtagaataatagtgaatacatcaaaacgatgaagtaacacatatagactcatgtagtaacccaaaaagtgttaaactaatcaaaatatattttagattttagattcttcaaagaagccaccctttgccttaatgacagctttgcatactcttggcattatctcaaccagcttcatgaggtagtcacctggaatgcatttcaattaacaggtgccttcttaaaagttcatttatagaatttctttccttcttaatgcatttaagccaatcagttgtgttgtgacaatgtggtatacagaagatagacctatttggtaaaagaccaagtccatattatggcaagaacagcaaaaataagcaaagagaaatgacagttcatcattaatt encodes:
- the LOC109871453 gene encoding forkhead box protein F2, yielding MTTESSQQHLDSSHPLRSSPAAGVMHATQMSAQPVAESSPNASNKRKKGNSGLRRPEKPPYSYIALIVMAIQSSPTKRLTLAEIYQFLQARFPFFRGSYQGWKNSVRHNLSLNECFIKLPKGLGRPGKGHYWTIDPGSEFMFEEGSFRRRPRGFRRKCQALKPMYRMMNGIGFGASILPQNFDFQNPSASLACHNGYNLDVMGTTVPGSYDGLAGGHHVPHMSPSPGSTYMAACQVSSNGEYCPDNSSSPLHSSPAAMAAGTLDCHSPYTSVPSHWTSPGVSPYIKQQSLASNSPTSSALHSSISPYSLEQSYRHHNGRDSSDISTGLSRYSSHSSPVCDRKDFVLNFNGISSFHPPTASGSYYHQLHHHHQNVYQDVKPCVL